The following coding sequences lie in one Pelobacter seleniigenes DSM 18267 genomic window:
- a CDS encoding sugar phosphate nucleotidyltransferase, which produces MKVVLFCGGQGMRLREYSEKIPKPMVPLGYRPILWNIMRYYAYFGHKDFILCLGHMADTIKRYFVEYDETISNDFVYTKGGKQIDMLNTDIDDWRITFVDTGISSNIGMRLMQVKEHLEGEEVFLANYSDGLSDLNLNQMIDWFAPQLDKVASFVAYQPSQSFHVVTRENDGLVKSISHIGASGLFINTGYFVLRNSIFDYLNWGEELVEEPFQRLIGEQKLTSWEHRGFWASMDTYKDKQKLDEAYAKGEAPWELWLKSSRKNGV; this is translated from the coding sequence ATGAAAGTTGTGCTTTTTTGTGGCGGTCAGGGGATGCGGTTGAGGGAATATTCTGAAAAAATTCCAAAACCGATGGTCCCTCTAGGGTATCGTCCCATTCTGTGGAATATCATGCGCTATTACGCCTATTTCGGTCATAAGGATTTTATCCTCTGCCTGGGGCATATGGCGGACACCATTAAGAGATACTTTGTCGAGTATGATGAGACCATTTCCAACGATTTCGTTTATACCAAGGGGGGCAAACAAATTGACATGCTCAATACCGATATCGATGACTGGCGCATTACTTTTGTCGATACCGGCATCAGCTCAAATATCGGCATGCGCCTGATGCAGGTCAAGGAGCATCTGGAAGGGGAAGAAGTTTTTCTGGCCAATTACAGTGACGGATTGTCCGATCTTAACCTCAATCAGATGATCGACTGGTTTGCCCCGCAGTTGGATAAAGTCGCCAGTTTTGTCGCCTATCAGCCATCACAAAGTTTTCATGTTGTAACCAGAGAGAATGACGGTCTGGTCAAGAGTATCAGCCACATCGGGGCTTCCGGACTTTTCATAAATACCGGCTACTTCGTGCTCAGAAATAGTATTTTTGATTATTTGAATTGGGGAGAAGAACTCGTTGAAGAGCCATTTCAACGCCTCATTGGCGAGCAGAAGTTAACATCATGGGAACACCGGGGGTTCTGGGCAAGTATGGATACTTACAAAGATAAACAAAAACTTGATGAGGCCTACGCCAAGGGAGAAGCCCCCTGGGAGCTCTGGCTTAAAAGCAGCCGAAAGAATGGAGTCTGA
- a CDS encoding PIG-L deacetylase family protein, whose protein sequence is MRPTPREKPPGSSGLKAAERMESEMLGLTLGTEGQTLKVLCLGAHCDDIEIGCGGTILELTKSRNIDCSWVVFCSNEIRAKEAQTCATAFLKDATHRDIRINSFRDGFLPYVGYEVKDYFEALKKDINPDVIFTHYRNDKHQDHRLLSELALNTFRDHLILEYEIPKYDGDMGQPNLHVEISQDMVDKKVDLIYRNYVSQQGKKWFDKDLFRSLMRIRGMEINSVSDFSESFYSYKVLTNIL, encoded by the coding sequence ATGAGGCCTACGCCAAGGGAGAAGCCCCCTGGGAGCTCTGGCTTAAAAGCAGCCGAAAGAATGGAGTCTGAAATGCTTGGACTGACATTAGGAACCGAAGGACAAACACTGAAGGTCCTTTGCCTTGGCGCTCACTGCGATGATATCGAAATTGGCTGCGGCGGGACCATTCTTGAATTAACAAAGAGTCGCAATATCGATTGCAGCTGGGTGGTTTTTTGCTCGAATGAGATCCGGGCGAAAGAAGCTCAAACCTGTGCAACCGCTTTTTTAAAAGATGCAACCCACCGCGATATTCGAATAAACAGTTTCAGGGACGGTTTCTTGCCATATGTGGGCTATGAAGTTAAGGATTATTTTGAGGCCCTTAAGAAAGATATTAATCCGGATGTTATTTTTACCCATTATCGGAATGACAAGCACCAGGATCACCGATTGCTGTCTGAACTGGCTCTAAATACTTTTCGTGATCACCTGATCCTGGAATATGAAATTCCCAAATATGACGGTGATATGGGACAGCCCAACCTGCATGTCGAAATCTCCCAGGATATGGTGGATAAAAAAGTGGACCTGATCTACCGGAATTATGTATCCCAGCAAGGGAAAAAATGGTTTGATAAAGACCTGTTCCGGTCTCTGATGAGAATACGCGGGATGGAAATCAATTCGGTTTCCGATTTTTCGGAATCTTTTTACAGCTATAAAGTACTGACCAATATTCTGTAG
- a CDS encoding glycosyltransferase family 2 protein: protein MDISFVILTWNSSGYLRKCFRSLMRVLSDSSYSYEIFVVDNGSTDDSAKIIDEFCREDNSIHLIQLEQNIGTTKSRNIALRRCRGEYICILDSDIEFEGNVFPDLLQVLSRSDDIGMVVPQLIYPSGKWQKSVDRFPTLPHKIRRFFFLRQIEAGEWAEVGNNGFSCEKTVDYAISAFWLLKRDVLEKIGLLDEKIFYAPEDVDFCLRVWKGGNSIVYVPSRRAIHHTQEISRGMNLNKAKMEHIKGLFYFFVKHKYLFRAPCFLK from the coding sequence ATGGATATATCTTTCGTCATACTTACCTGGAACTCCAGCGGGTATCTGCGTAAATGCTTTCGGTCCTTAATGCGGGTGTTATCTGACAGCTCATATTCGTATGAAATATTCGTTGTCGATAATGGTTCTACAGATGATTCTGCCAAGATTATCGATGAGTTCTGTCGTGAAGACAACAGTATTCACCTTATTCAACTTGAACAGAATATTGGTACCACGAAATCAAGAAATATCGCTTTGCGGCGATGCCGTGGGGAATATATCTGCATCCTCGATTCTGATATCGAATTTGAAGGCAACGTATTTCCCGACCTTCTTCAGGTGTTAAGTCGGTCTGATGATATCGGCATGGTCGTTCCGCAGTTGATCTACCCAAGTGGTAAATGGCAGAAATCGGTCGACCGTTTTCCGACTCTTCCGCATAAAATTCGCCGGTTTTTTTTCCTTCGGCAAATTGAAGCAGGGGAATGGGCGGAGGTGGGGAATAATGGTTTTTCCTGTGAAAAAACGGTTGATTATGCTATTTCTGCCTTTTGGCTACTAAAAAGGGACGTTCTGGAAAAAATTGGGCTTCTTGATGAAAAAATCTTCTATGCGCCCGAAGACGTCGATTTCTGTCTGCGGGTCTGGAAAGGGGGGAACTCGATTGTTTATGTCCCTTCCAGGCGCGCTATTCACCATACCCAGGAAATTTCAAGAGGAATGAACTTAAATAAAGCTAAAATGGAGCATATCAAAGGTCTGTTTTATTTCTTTGTGAAACATAAATATCTATTCAGGGCCCCCTGTTTTTTAAAGTAA
- a CDS encoding glycosyltransferase, whose protein sequence is MHILFLAYYFPPESSSGSFRPLFFANELSEKGHQVTVVTAKQGAYLPDQPLDPDLVKQVCPSIEIIRCAVFRPRELLIRIKTYLSRNLKPGAVASSTAVQDSQSRTGKFQRLKDFITDILATPDPHVGWLPFAVWGASKVVRKNRCDVIYATGSPWSGLLSGVVLKLMSGKPLIVDFRDPWVSNPNFSVRTAPVKIIDRFFERRVVKHADIVIANTQELQEDFKKRYPEFCKNKVTVITNGFEDYAVTNKPGSVDTEVFTITHAGALYFSRNPSFLLTALRELIADGAISAQKIQLKFVGGIDVADPNLSLLLRDPLLADSIRIIPRVSFEEAKQYMTKSHVLLLIQPDFPLQIPRKLYDYMSVRKPVFAICENDSATSNIIGRFSLGYQCQNVIMDIKETLLSMYQDWENDRLRDFSDARCDKFMNKHLAEELHSVMTETLAVKS, encoded by the coding sequence ATGCATATTTTGTTTCTTGCCTATTACTTCCCACCAGAATCGAGCAGCGGATCATTCAGGCCTCTGTTTTTTGCAAATGAATTGTCGGAGAAGGGGCATCAGGTTACGGTTGTTACGGCCAAGCAGGGCGCCTACCTGCCTGATCAACCACTTGATCCCGACCTGGTCAAGCAAGTCTGCCCTTCTATTGAGATTATTCGGTGCGCGGTATTCAGACCAAGGGAACTACTGATACGAATAAAGACGTATCTTTCCCGAAATCTAAAACCTGGCGCGGTGGCCTCATCAACAGCGGTTCAGGATTCTCAATCCCGTACCGGGAAATTTCAGCGGTTGAAGGACTTTATTACTGATATCCTGGCGACTCCGGATCCGCATGTCGGTTGGCTGCCTTTCGCGGTATGGGGTGCCTCGAAAGTTGTTCGCAAAAACCGTTGTGATGTCATCTACGCGACAGGAAGCCCGTGGAGCGGGCTTTTGTCCGGTGTTGTCCTGAAACTGATGTCTGGCAAACCTCTGATTGTGGATTTCAGAGACCCCTGGGTCAGCAACCCTAATTTTTCAGTCCGGACTGCCCCGGTTAAAATCATTGATCGATTTTTTGAAAGACGGGTGGTAAAGCATGCGGATATCGTTATCGCCAATACTCAGGAACTGCAAGAGGACTTCAAAAAACGATATCCGGAGTTCTGTAAAAACAAAGTTACCGTCATCACCAACGGTTTTGAAGATTACGCTGTCACTAATAAGCCTGGAAGCGTTGACACTGAAGTGTTTACCATCACCCATGCAGGGGCCCTGTATTTTTCCAGAAACCCCTCTTTCCTGTTAACCGCGTTGCGGGAATTGATTGCTGACGGGGCGATCTCCGCGCAAAAAATTCAACTAAAATTTGTCGGTGGCATCGATGTCGCCGACCCGAACCTGTCTCTGCTGTTGCGGGATCCTTTGCTTGCAGACTCCATCAGGATTATACCCAGGGTGTCATTTGAAGAAGCGAAACAATACATGACAAAAAGCCATGTTCTGCTGTTGATTCAGCCTGATTTTCCTCTACAGATACCCCGCAAGCTTTATGACTATATGTCGGTCCGTAAACCCGTATTCGCCATCTGTGAAAATGACAGCGCGACTTCGAATATCATAGGGCGATTCTCCCTCGGCTATCAGTGCCAGAATGTCATCATGGACATCAAAGAGACCCTTCTGTCCATGTATCAAGACTGGGAAAATGACAGGCTCAGGGATTTTTCTGATGCCCGTTGTGATAAATTCATGAACAAGCACCTTGCCGAGGAACTTCACTCCGTCATGACAGAAACGCTGGCGGTGAAATCATAG
- a CDS encoding glycosyltransferase, whose amino-acid sequence MKKNIAHVTLSMGQGGIENLLVNLIKHGDRSSFTPFLYCLDAGGELLEFISGDLAGCRIFNRRHGTDWRLIFSLAKAFSEDSIDLVHAHNQASFFYSGLAAFIARKPIVINTEHSRHYIDGSWVRRLEKKLLSFITYKIIDVSEELHHFSVNKDKISGRKVTVIENGIDLASFQVEQDKETIKRALGFQSSDKLVTIVARLDPIKNHRLLLDAFAILARDITDLNLLIVGDGDLRDPLESWVWNSDYADRIHFLGNRTDVPAILCASDVQVLCSEREGLPLVLLEGMAAKVPLVVSQGANRSGLVQDNVTGFIADSRPESVAAKILKALSGDDVGRVVNQAFRFVVANYSIATTLKNYEKIYLDALG is encoded by the coding sequence ATGAAGAAAAATATTGCTCATGTCACCTTATCCATGGGGCAGGGAGGGATTGAAAACCTGCTCGTCAATCTTATTAAGCATGGAGACAGGTCTTCCTTTACTCCATTTCTCTACTGTCTGGATGCCGGCGGGGAGCTTCTTGAGTTTATTTCCGGTGATTTGGCGGGGTGTCGTATTTTCAACCGGCGGCACGGAACTGACTGGCGTTTAATTTTTTCATTGGCCAAAGCGTTCAGTGAGGATAGCATTGATTTGGTTCACGCCCACAACCAGGCGTCATTTTTTTACAGTGGTTTGGCTGCCTTTATCGCTCGGAAGCCTATTGTCATTAACACCGAACATAGCCGTCATTACATTGATGGCAGTTGGGTCCGCAGGCTCGAAAAAAAACTGCTATCTTTCATCACTTACAAAATTATCGACGTTAGTGAAGAGCTCCATCATTTTTCCGTCAATAAGGACAAGATTTCAGGGCGTAAAGTGACAGTTATTGAAAACGGAATAGATCTGGCGTCTTTCCAGGTTGAACAGGATAAAGAAACCATAAAAAGGGCTCTTGGTTTTCAATCCAGCGATAAACTCGTGACTATCGTCGCACGGCTTGATCCTATCAAAAATCATCGCCTGCTCCTCGATGCCTTCGCAATACTCGCCAGGGACATCACTGATCTGAACCTGCTTATTGTCGGGGATGGTGACTTGCGGGATCCCCTCGAGTCATGGGTTTGGAATTCTGATTATGCTGACCGTATTCATTTTCTGGGAAACAGGACGGATGTTCCGGCCATTCTCTGCGCCTCGGATGTTCAGGTTCTCTGCTCCGAGCGAGAGGGGTTGCCCCTTGTCCTACTCGAAGGCATGGCCGCAAAAGTTCCCCTGGTGGTCAGCCAGGGCGCAAACCGGAGCGGCCTGGTGCAGGATAATGTCACCGGATTTATTGCCGACAGCCGTCCGGAGTCCGTTGCCGCGAAAATTCTTAAAGCACTGTCAGGTGACGATGTCGGTAGGGTTGTTAACCAGGCGTTTCGCTTTGTGGTGGCAAACTATTCGATCGCGACGACCCTGAAGAATTACGAGAAGATTTACCTGGACGCGCTTGGTTAG
- a CDS encoding O-antigen ligase family protein yields the protein MVKFLFGIALISYGFFRTLVHDPVWGLYLFAALTHIRLAQLSENYYLPLQIPIVIASLTVLLYLSSAKYPKKFNRWPLEVWLLGFIVVGMAYSSSKAAFNPQLSWDMTVTYFKYWVFFLLFIQLVDSFEKIKNFHNVLILSACWLVYRCYDLRGTTGARFENINGGSIGDSNHFAAALVLLFPFVFQRVLSKNKTEALFAGVLCFGIIMSVVITGSRGGLLGLGVLFLLLFMNLKQYRKKMLMALVVLCLTVSPFINDYHISRFKSLVEATQEDTRERSAQSRLDFWRYSFELFKNNPVSGIGLANFGYYSGPALEGMEPGQRGHVAHSTWFEILAEGGALVFIPFVVLLVIFFRKTKRILKVYLANNLIQEAQHVIALRVGLGAFLVNATFLNRLIYEPIYWCIALGIAHGYLVKSREAALIPVNCDHAETPNAHKTVSG from the coding sequence TTGGTTAAGTTTTTATTTGGCATTGCCCTGATTAGCTACGGTTTTTTTCGCACCCTTGTTCACGATCCGGTGTGGGGGCTGTACCTGTTTGCCGCATTGACTCATATCCGTTTGGCGCAACTTTCCGAGAATTATTACCTTCCTCTCCAGATACCGATCGTTATAGCGTCCCTGACCGTTCTTCTGTATTTGAGCAGTGCAAAATACCCGAAAAAATTCAATCGCTGGCCGTTAGAGGTGTGGCTACTGGGATTTATTGTCGTCGGTATGGCCTACAGCTCAAGCAAGGCCGCCTTCAACCCCCAGCTCAGCTGGGATATGACCGTTACCTATTTTAAATACTGGGTATTCTTCCTGCTGTTCATCCAGCTGGTCGACAGTTTCGAAAAAATCAAGAATTTCCACAATGTATTGATTCTGAGTGCCTGTTGGCTGGTGTACCGCTGTTATGATCTGCGCGGCACCACCGGTGCCCGTTTTGAAAATATCAACGGTGGGTCGATCGGTGATTCAAATCATTTTGCTGCGGCTCTGGTTCTGTTGTTTCCGTTTGTTTTTCAGCGGGTTTTGTCAAAAAACAAAACTGAAGCACTGTTTGCCGGAGTTCTGTGTTTTGGAATCATCATGTCGGTTGTGATAACCGGTTCCCGGGGTGGGCTTCTCGGGCTGGGAGTATTGTTCCTGCTACTGTTCATGAATCTTAAGCAATACCGGAAAAAAATGCTTATGGCGCTGGTTGTGCTCTGTCTTACTGTTTCGCCCTTTATTAATGACTATCATATTTCACGTTTCAAAAGCCTTGTTGAAGCCACTCAGGAAGATACCAGGGAAAGGTCTGCTCAAAGCCGTCTGGATTTTTGGAGATATTCTTTTGAGCTGTTCAAAAACAATCCTGTCAGTGGTATAGGGCTGGCCAATTTCGGATATTATTCCGGACCGGCCCTCGAGGGGATGGAGCCAGGCCAAAGGGGGCATGTCGCCCATAGTACCTGGTTTGAAATTCTTGCCGAAGGCGGTGCCCTGGTGTTTATCCCCTTTGTTGTCCTTTTGGTTATTTTCTTTCGAAAGACAAAGCGGATACTAAAGGTCTATCTTGCCAACAACCTTATTCAGGAAGCGCAACATGTTATTGCCCTGCGGGTTGGATTGGGAGCTTTTCTGGTCAACGCAACGTTTCTCAACAGGTTGATATACGAGCCGATATACTGGTGCATCGCTTTGGGTATCGCCCATGGTTACCTGGTGAAAAGCCGTGAAGCTGCCTTGATCCCAGTAAATTGCGACCATGCGGAAACGCCGAATGCTCACAAGACGGTTTCCGGGTAG